The nucleotide window CCACGCCGGCCGTTCTGAGGACGCCACCACGGCATTCGTGCCGGTCCAGCTTCCCCGGCTCTATCTGTCGAACAATATCGATGACTTGGCCGGAGACAAGTGCACCGTCGTGGCCCATGGCGAAAAGCGTGGTATTCGTGGTGCTCATCTTGACTTGCAGTTGCTCGGGCCTAATGGTGAAGTGATGCTTGATGCCGAGGGTCTTCGGTGCATCAGCTATTCCAGTGCAGCCAAGACCACCGAGGACAGAACCTTTAGCAGCCCCTTCACTCGGCTGGTATGGAGGCCTGACATCCGCACTCTGCGCAATGGTCGTGCTCGCGAGATGTACCCTGCCCCAAGGGATAACGTCAAGAAGGCACCATCGTGGGGTATCACCAACAAACTAGCCCACTTTCTCGTTTACAGCATGTACATGATGTACGGCACGCTCCCTGAGGATGACATGCCTAAGCCCTCAGGGGATGTTGGTCATTTCTTCGACTGGATCAAGCGAAAGGGACAGAGCGACAACTCTGAACTCATGCAAGAAGCTCGGGAATATGCCAAGCAAGGTCTTCTTCTCAACAAGATCGGCGAGCTTGTCAGCGAGGCCCCGGATGTCATTGAAGTTCAGGCTGCCAAGTTGCTCCATGACAGCATGGCCGACATTCTCTTTGAGCGCAGGACCGGTATTGATGTGGTCATCAGTGAAGGTCTCCTGACCCCACTGTACAAGGAGGGTCTCCTCATGACGGGTATCTATCCTCAACTTCACAATGTTCTCGCTGGTGTTGCTCATAGCAACACCAATCTGCGTGTTTTGGAGATTGGTGGAGGTACAGGTGGCGCCACCCGGATTGCCATGAAGGCCTTCAATGGACCTAATGGTATCAAGTCTTACAAGGACTACACCTTCACCGACGTCTCGGCCGGATTCTTGTCCGGAGCCCGCGAATCCATGGCCGACTTGCGGGATGTCAACTTTTCCGTGTTTGACATTGAGGTTGACCCTGTTGAGCAAGGATATGTTGAGAAGAGTTATGATCTTATCATCGCCTGTCAGGTGCTTCACGCCACCTCCAACATGAAGAGGACTTTGACCAACTGCCGAAGGCTTCTCAAGCCTGGTGGACAACTCGTTCTTGTTGAGACGACGGAGAACTTTATCGTTCCAGGTGTGGTGGTCGGTACCTTTACGGACTACTGGAGCGGTATTCCTGACGGTCGAGTGGATGCGCCTTTCCAAAGCCTTGCATCTTGGGACCGGACTCTCAAAGAAGCTGGGTTCCAGGGGCTAGATGTTGTCTTGGACGACTTCCCCGAGCCTCACAACACAACATCCGTCATTCTCTCTACTGTACCACCAGAGGAGTTTCCTGTCTCTGGAGAGGGCACTGTTCAGGTTCTTCATTCGGGCAGCGAGGCACCTGcacttcttcaacacctTGCTCAGGAGTGCCAAGGCCGCGGAATTACTGTCAAGCCCGGCAACTTTGACGACATAGGCGAGCCTCCTCAGAGTCTCGTGTGGTGGCCCTCTTCGACGATGggcatctccttctcaacgcAAGCGAGGAGGACTTCAGCAGGTTTCAGCAACTGGCCAGGCAGTCGTCAAGTTTGGTGGCGATCACGAGCTCTGGAGTAGCCAAGGGGCTGAATCCAGATGCTGCTGTCATTCCGGGACTGCTCCGTGTGCTCCAGAACGAGAATCCCGGGGCTCAGTACATGTCTGTTGACATTGCGGCCGACAATTTCACCATCGAAGCGGCCGAGGACCAGCAACACTTTGCCAAGTGCATCGCCGAC belongs to Podospora bellae-mahoneyi strain CBS 112042 chromosome 6, whole genome shotgun sequence and includes:
- a CDS encoding putative secondary metabolism biosynthetic enzyme (COG:I; antiSMASH:Cluster_3; EggNog:ENOG503NWJ7), with the protein product MAIEAIARIHNELPSNPPIEGFVLADVSIKKSLVIPEDDYGVEVLTSLELVDAQTPAWGTFSISSVGRESEEWMEHCTGRIKVALEGLDDSVEKTAVAPTTQRALDRRVWYEKFAEIGLGYGETFQPISHIRSDPPSNVAVATLNLRSTAGLIKGGESAYPLHPASLDGAIQLGLIACHAGRSEDATTAFVPVQLPRLYLSNNIDDLAGDKCTVVAHGEKRGIRGAHLDLQLLGPNGEVMLDAEGLRCISYSSAAKTTEDRTFSSPFTRLVWRPDIRTLRNGRAREMYPAPRDNVKKAPSWGITNKLAHFLVYSMYMMYGTLPEDDMPKPSGDVGHFFDWIKRKGQSDNSELMQEAREYAKQGLLLNKIGELVSEAPDVIEVQAAKLLHDSMADILFERRTGIDVVISEGLLTPLYKEGLLMTGIYPQLHNVLAGVAHSNTNLRVLEIGGGTGGATRIAMKAFNGPNGIKSYKDYTFTDVSAGFLSGARESMADLRDVNFSVFDIEVDPVEQGYVEKSYDLIIACQVLHATSNMKRTLTNCRRLLKPGGQLVLVETTENFIVPGVVVGTFTDYWSGIPDGRVDAPFQSLASWDRTLKEAGFQGLDVVLDDFPEPHNTTSVILSTVPPEEFPVSGEGTVQVLHSGSEAPALLQHLAQERASSESRVVALFDDGHLLLNASEEDFSRFQQLARQSSSLVAITSSGVAKGLNPDAAVIPGLLRVLQNENPGAQYMSVDIAADNFTIEAAEDQQHFAKCIADYESELNGATPSPPLDDLEGNPKDRELSWQDGYFSVSRHVPDTGFHSQHGLDSRKFKPDTMHGIVVPRSKSSCLFEEYTPSTSIHM